The Microbacterium sp. Nx66 genome contains a region encoding:
- a CDS encoding thioredoxin domain-containing protein, protein MTNRLADTLSPYLRAHADNPVDWYPWGEEAFAEARRRDVPMLISIGYSTCHWCHVMARESFADPETAARINEGFVAVKVDREEHPHVDGAYMAAASAFTQNLGWPLTVFTTPAGRAFYAGTYWPPEARPPMPAFRDVLAAVREAWTTRRAQAEESADAVTAALAEAAQATPSTFPDTAALAEAARGLAAREDSEFGGFGGAPKFPVATTLRFLQQPLVREAAPEATAAAERALTAMAGSALRDADGGFFRYATRRDWTVPHYERMLTDNAQLLEVALDTGDEETARGIARFLLGTLRREGGGFGAAQDSESWIDGARSEGGYYLRPVPERATLEPPAVDDKVITGWNGLAVAALARAGATLGEDAWVAAAADAADAVLRTNRGADGALVRASLDGRASAAVATAADLALLADGLFALAAATGDVAPAVTGRDLLDEVLDGAGGDDPLLRAQGIAASPDHTDGDLPSDTAAVAQAALTAWRLGAGDRYRAAAAERVEALASRALAQPFAHGSLLRVAAGLAAAPRQLVVVTEDPGGALAAAARGADADVIVVVSPAQAAAFATAGFELFDGKEATAERAYDCRAFVCRLPVSDPAAVSHAR, encoded by the coding sequence ATGACGAACCGTCTCGCCGACACCCTCAGCCCGTACCTTCGGGCGCACGCCGACAACCCCGTCGACTGGTACCCGTGGGGGGAAGAGGCGTTCGCGGAGGCCCGCCGCCGAGACGTGCCGATGCTGATCTCGATCGGCTACTCCACCTGTCACTGGTGTCATGTGATGGCACGCGAGTCGTTCGCCGACCCCGAGACCGCCGCCCGCATCAACGAGGGATTCGTCGCGGTGAAGGTCGATCGCGAGGAGCATCCGCACGTCGACGGGGCCTACATGGCCGCCGCGTCCGCGTTCACGCAGAACCTCGGCTGGCCGCTCACGGTGTTCACCACCCCCGCCGGTCGCGCGTTCTACGCGGGGACGTACTGGCCGCCCGAGGCCCGACCGCCGATGCCGGCGTTCCGCGATGTGCTGGCCGCCGTGCGCGAGGCCTGGACGACGCGCCGCGCGCAGGCCGAGGAGTCCGCGGACGCGGTGACCGCAGCCCTCGCAGAGGCTGCGCAGGCCACGCCCTCGACCTTCCCGGACACCGCCGCGCTCGCCGAGGCCGCCCGCGGACTCGCCGCCAGGGAGGACAGCGAGTTCGGCGGCTTCGGCGGAGCTCCCAAGTTCCCGGTGGCCACGACCCTGCGGTTCCTGCAGCAGCCCCTCGTCCGCGAGGCCGCGCCGGAGGCCACGGCAGCAGCCGAGCGCGCGCTCACGGCGATGGCGGGCTCTGCTCTGCGGGATGCCGACGGCGGGTTCTTCCGCTATGCGACCCGGCGCGACTGGACGGTGCCGCACTACGAGCGCATGCTGACCGACAACGCCCAGCTTCTCGAGGTCGCGCTCGACACCGGCGACGAGGAGACCGCCCGCGGAATCGCCCGCTTCCTGCTCGGCACGCTGCGGCGGGAGGGCGGCGGTTTCGGCGCCGCTCAGGACTCCGAGTCGTGGATCGACGGGGCCCGCAGCGAGGGCGGCTACTACCTCCGCCCGGTCCCGGAGCGCGCCACGCTGGAGCCGCCGGCGGTGGACGACAAGGTCATCACGGGATGGAACGGCCTCGCGGTCGCGGCACTCGCCAGGGCGGGTGCGACGCTCGGCGAGGACGCGTGGGTCGCCGCCGCCGCGGACGCCGCCGACGCCGTGCTCCGCACCAATCGCGGTGCCGACGGCGCTCTCGTGCGGGCGTCCTTGGACGGCCGGGCCTCCGCCGCGGTGGCCACTGCGGCCGACCTCGCCCTCCTCGCCGACGGCCTGTTCGCCCTGGCGGCGGCGACCGGCGACGTCGCTCCCGCGGTCACGGGACGGGACCTCCTCGACGAGGTGCTGGACGGAGCCGGGGGAGACGACCCGCTGCTCCGCGCGCAGGGCATCGCCGCCTCGCCCGATCACACCGACGGAGACCTCCCCTCGGACACGGCGGCGGTCGCGCAGGCCGCGCTCACCGCCTGGCGGCTCGGAGCGGGCGACCGGTACCGCGCGGCGGCGGCCGAGCGGGTGGAGGCGCTCGCCTCCCGGGCGCTCGCCCAGCCCTTCGCGCACGGCAGCCTGCTCCGGGTCGCCGCCGGACTCGCCGCAGCCCCGCGGCAGCTCGTCGTGGTCACGGAGGACCCCGGGGGAGCGCTCGCCGCCGCGGCACGCGGAGCCGATGCCGATGTCATCGTGGTCGTCAGCCCGGCGCAGGCCGCGGCGTTCGCCACCGCGGGTTTCGAACTGTTCGACGGCAAGGAGGCGACAGCCGAGCGCGCCTACGACTGCCGCGCCTTCGTGTGCCGCCTGCCGGTGAGCGATCCGGCCGCGGTGTCGCACGCACGGTGA
- the msuE gene encoding FMN reductase, with the protein MTAPLRVVAVSGSLHEPSKTTALLRAITAAVAERAPVEAQLIELTQIGPSLAGALTRDQLPPEVEVHLQAIETADLLIVGSPVYRASFTGLFKHLFDFVDQYALVGTPVLLAATGGGERHALMIEHQLRPLFAFFQALTLPLGVYASTTDFDGYEVATDVLRARIALAAERALPLVGYTATRPAELLVG; encoded by the coding sequence ATGACAGCTCCGCTCCGCGTCGTCGCCGTCTCGGGCTCCCTGCACGAGCCGAGCAAGACCACCGCCCTCCTCCGAGCGATCACCGCCGCGGTCGCCGAGCGTGCCCCCGTCGAGGCGCAGCTGATCGAGCTCACGCAGATCGGGCCGTCGCTCGCGGGTGCTCTCACCCGTGACCAGCTCCCGCCGGAGGTGGAGGTGCACCTGCAGGCGATCGAGACCGCCGACCTCCTCATCGTGGGGAGCCCGGTGTACCGCGCTTCGTTCACCGGGCTGTTCAAGCACCTGTTCGACTTCGTGGACCAGTACGCGCTCGTCGGCACGCCGGTGCTCCTCGCCGCGACCGGCGGCGGCGAGCGGCACGCCCTCATGATCGAGCACCAGCTCCGGCCGCTCTTCGCCTTCTTCCAGGCGCTCACGCTGCCCCTCGGCGTGTACGCGAGCACCACGGACTTCGACGGCTACGAGGTGGCCACCGACGTGCTGCGCGCGCGCATCGCCTTGGCCGCCGAGCGAGCCCTCCCGCTCGTCGGCTACACCGCGACCCGCCCCGCGGAGCTGCTCGTCGGCTGA
- a CDS encoding aldo/keto reductase, which yields MTIPALELNDGNSIPQLGYGVFKVPPAETEKAVSEALEIGYRHIDTAAIYGNEEGVGAAIASSGIPREQLFVTTKLWNDRHHDDEPRAAIGESLEKLGLEQVDLYLVHWPTPAKDDYVHAFAKLIELRDAGLTRSIGVSNFLVPHLERTVKETGVVPAVNQIELHPAYQRREEVAWAEANGVRIEAWGPLGQGKYDLFGTPAVADAAAAHGVTPAQAVLRWHLQKGIIVFPKSVRPERLRENLDVFGFELTDAEIAAIDALDPLDGSGRVGSHPDEVN from the coding sequence ATGACCATTCCTGCACTCGAACTGAACGACGGCAACTCCATCCCCCAGCTGGGCTACGGCGTCTTCAAGGTGCCGCCGGCAGAGACCGAGAAGGCGGTGAGCGAGGCCCTCGAGATCGGGTACCGCCACATCGACACCGCCGCGATCTACGGCAACGAGGAGGGCGTGGGCGCTGCCATCGCGTCCTCCGGCATCCCGCGCGAGCAGCTCTTCGTCACCACGAAGCTGTGGAACGACCGTCATCACGACGACGAGCCCCGCGCCGCCATCGGCGAGAGCCTCGAGAAGCTCGGCCTGGAGCAGGTCGACCTGTACCTCGTGCACTGGCCCACTCCGGCGAAGGACGACTACGTCCACGCGTTCGCGAAGCTCATCGAACTGCGCGACGCGGGCCTGACCCGTAGCATCGGCGTCTCGAACTTCCTCGTCCCGCACCTGGAGCGCACGGTGAAGGAGACCGGCGTCGTCCCGGCCGTGAACCAGATCGAGCTGCACCCGGCGTATCAGCGCCGCGAGGAGGTCGCCTGGGCCGAGGCCAACGGCGTGCGCATCGAGGCGTGGGGTCCGCTCGGCCAGGGCAAGTACGACCTCTTCGGCACTCCGGCGGTCGCCGATGCGGCCGCCGCCCACGGCGTGACGCCCGCGCAGGCCGTCCTCCGCTGGCACCTGCAGAAGGGCATCATCGTGTTCCCGAAGTCGGTGCGCCCGGAGCGCCTGCGGGAGAACCTCGACGTGTTCGGCTTCGAGCTGACCGACGCCGAGATCGCCGCGATCGACGCCCTCGACCCGCTCGACGGGTCCGGCCGCGTCGGCTCGCACCCGGACGAGGTCAACTGA
- a CDS encoding heparan-alpha-glucosaminide N-acetyltransferase domain-containing protein, translating into MTALRPVRWFREFGRPPRILGLDVARGLAILGMAGAHVGTTDAFDWGDPTTWTDLVHGRSSILFALLAGVSIALMTGRDVLPERERLPGIRLNLVGRGAVIFVIGLALELLNTPIAVILTLYGLLYVAVIPVLRWRPRQLLLGAAVLALAGPALLALISAVALQPFGAGIGFVLYGTYPITVWLALVLGGMALGRLRVQEVRTAVVALVVGVVLAAIGYGLGALGAGAGLGGTESIVSSTSEDSGSGSLDSLPSESLDSLPAESLSSFIPDDVMPPSGWESYPEALAVSDPLGSVVRAVFAVDPHSGGTAEILGSGGFALAVIALCLLLSRPLRWLLLPLGALGSMPLTAYSLHVVSVVLVAGPGGFIADNSFWGLTAVALLVVTTLWAMFVGRGPLERLVGKGAAAMAAVPRR; encoded by the coding sequence ATGACTGCTCTGCGCCCCGTGCGCTGGTTCCGCGAGTTCGGTCGGCCGCCGCGCATCCTCGGCCTCGATGTCGCACGGGGGCTGGCGATCCTGGGAATGGCCGGCGCCCACGTCGGCACGACCGACGCTTTCGACTGGGGCGACCCCACCACGTGGACGGACCTCGTGCACGGTCGTTCATCGATCCTCTTCGCGCTGCTCGCCGGCGTCTCCATCGCGCTCATGACGGGGCGCGACGTGCTGCCGGAGCGGGAGCGTCTCCCCGGCATCCGCCTGAATCTCGTCGGCCGCGGCGCCGTGATCTTCGTGATCGGCCTGGCGCTGGAGCTCCTCAACACCCCGATCGCCGTGATCCTGACGCTCTACGGGCTGCTCTACGTCGCGGTCATCCCCGTGCTGCGGTGGCGGCCCCGGCAGCTGCTCCTCGGCGCCGCGGTCCTCGCGCTCGCCGGTCCGGCGCTGCTCGCCCTGATCAGCGCGGTGGCGCTGCAGCCGTTCGGCGCGGGCATCGGGTTCGTGCTCTACGGCACCTATCCGATCACCGTGTGGCTGGCTCTCGTGCTGGGCGGTATGGCCCTGGGCCGGCTCCGCGTGCAGGAGGTGCGCACAGCCGTCGTCGCCCTCGTCGTCGGCGTGGTCCTCGCCGCGATCGGCTACGGCCTGGGCGCCCTCGGCGCGGGCGCGGGGCTGGGCGGGACGGAATCGATCGTCTCCTCGACGAGCGAGGACTCCGGCAGCGGGAGCCTGGACAGCCTTCCCAGCGAGAGCCTGGACAGTCTTCCCGCCGAGAGTCTGTCGTCGTTCATCCCGGACGACGTGATGCCGCCGTCCGGTTGGGAGAGCTACCCCGAGGCTCTCGCCGTGAGCGATCCGCTCGGTTCCGTGGTCCGCGCCGTCTTCGCCGTCGATCCGCACAGCGGCGGCACTGCGGAGATCCTGGGCTCCGGCGGGTTCGCCCTCGCGGTGATCGCGCTGTGCCTGCTCCTGAGCCGCCCGCTGCGCTGGCTGCTGCTGCCGCTCGGCGCTCTGGGGTCCATGCCACTCACGGCATACAGCCTGCACGTCGTCTCCGTCGTCCTCGTCGCGGGCCCTGGCGGCTTCATCGCGGACAACTCGTTCTGGGGGCTCACAGCCGTGGCACTCCTGGTGGTGACGACGCTGTGGGCGATGTTCGTCGGACGCGGTCCCCTGGAGCGCCTCGTCGGTAAGGGGGCCGCCGCGATGGCCGCGGTCCCTCGGCGCTGA
- the hrpA gene encoding ATP-dependent RNA helicase HrpA, translated as MSSPVLSYPPELPVSAARDEIADAIRDHQVVIVAGATGSGKTTQLPKIALELGRERIAHTQPRRLAARTIAERVAEELRVELGTLVGYKVRFTDKVSDETRIALMTDGILLNEIHRDRLLTRYDTIIIDEAHERSLNVDFLLGYLARILPQRPDLKVIITSATIDPESFARHFAAADGTPAPVIEVSGRTYPVEIRYRPLVDEDAEQDAGEPEDEVSAIVTALRELDREAPGDVLVFLPGEAEIRDAADAVRAAYAKDRSPTEVLPLFGRLSAAEQHRVFERSTVAGVRRRVVLATNVAETSLTVPGIKYVIDTGTARISRYSNRSKVQRLPIEAISQASANQRSGRAGRTSDGIAIRLYSEEDYARRPEFTEPEILRTSLASVILQMLALGFGDITAFPFLTPPDSRGVKAAFDLLTELGALRQAQGPDDGPRLTRIGRDIARMPMDPRFARMLIEAGPSTSSGTQRGSGPSTGSGTQRGSGPSTGSGTQRGAGPSTGSGTQGAVLRDVLAIVAGLSIQDVRERPEERREEADRLHARFVDPTSDFLTLLNLWNHLREQQRELGSSAFRRLCRSEHLNYVRVREWFDVHRQLRTLVKSPDRGAEPGGAADPDAIHRALLSGLLSQIGVLDERTAPAGKAHSPAKDARRRITEYRGARGIRFSIFPGSGLRKKSPRAVMAAEIVETSRTFARTVAAIDPAWAEPLAGDLAKRQVTEPHWSKDAGAAVAFEKVTLFGVEIIPRRRVQFARIDRAASRELFVRHALVEGEWDPSRIDKRVSAFWRSNAELRRRLEKLEERERRRDILAGDEAVFRFYDERIPAEVFDVRSFEKWWREALTTTPKLLVMRESDLIDDEDRADQREFPTRWTQGDQVLGLAYRFEPGAPDDGVSVVLPLPLLAQIEDRGFDWQVPGLRAELVTGLLRALPKAIRRHVVPAADWAEKFGAALADEGPEVHGGLPPRTLKEALARLVQPLANQVVTAADFDDERVPAHLRMNFRAVDERGRVVGSGRDLRALQAELSDRARSSVARSIARPGRAEAPGPRGAERVAAAPVEQTGLTAWTFGDLPAVIDTKVAGGVVRGYPAIVDAGKSVSVRVEATPDAAAAATRDGVLRLVLLAVPSPSSYVQQHLTSQEKLALAASPYPSAAALIEDCRAAVARRVIDASTGADGQDRGVVRTEAEFARVRDAVSAVLVDELFACVSLVARILTKAREVERGIKSQNSLALLGPLNDIRTQLSGLLHPGFVAAAGVDRLTHFPRYLDGMIDRLKTLANEPGKDRARMTEFERMAVLFADAGGTIPLAPDAPPAIVEVRWLLEEYRVSVFAQRLGTAQPVSPQRITKALAGK; from the coding sequence ATGTCCTCCCCCGTGCTCTCCTACCCCCCGGAGCTGCCCGTCAGCGCCGCCAGGGACGAGATCGCCGACGCCATCCGGGACCACCAGGTCGTCATCGTCGCCGGCGCGACCGGATCGGGGAAGACCACGCAGCTGCCGAAGATCGCGCTGGAACTGGGCCGCGAGCGCATCGCCCACACCCAGCCCCGGCGGCTGGCCGCCCGCACGATCGCCGAGCGCGTGGCCGAGGAGCTGCGGGTCGAGCTCGGCACGCTCGTCGGCTACAAGGTGCGCTTCACCGACAAGGTCTCCGACGAGACGCGCATCGCCCTGATGACCGACGGGATCCTCCTCAACGAGATCCACCGCGACCGCCTGCTGACGCGCTACGACACGATCATCATCGACGAGGCGCACGAACGGTCCCTCAACGTCGACTTCCTGCTCGGCTACCTCGCCCGCATCCTCCCGCAGCGCCCGGACCTGAAGGTGATCATCACCTCCGCCACGATCGATCCGGAGAGCTTCGCGCGGCACTTCGCCGCGGCCGACGGCACCCCCGCTCCGGTCATCGAGGTGTCGGGGCGCACCTATCCCGTCGAGATCCGCTATCGCCCGCTCGTCGACGAGGACGCGGAGCAGGACGCCGGCGAGCCGGAGGACGAGGTGAGCGCGATCGTCACGGCGCTCCGCGAGCTCGACCGGGAGGCCCCGGGCGACGTGCTCGTGTTCCTGCCCGGCGAAGCGGAGATCCGGGACGCGGCTGACGCGGTGCGCGCCGCCTACGCCAAGGACCGTTCTCCCACCGAGGTCCTCCCCCTGTTCGGCCGGCTCTCCGCCGCGGAGCAGCACCGGGTGTTCGAGCGCAGCACCGTGGCCGGCGTCCGTCGCCGCGTGGTGCTCGCGACGAACGTGGCCGAGACGAGCCTCACGGTGCCCGGCATCAAGTACGTCATCGACACCGGCACGGCCCGCATCTCCCGGTACAGCAACCGCTCGAAGGTGCAGCGGCTCCCCATCGAGGCCATCTCGCAGGCCTCGGCGAACCAGCGCTCCGGTCGCGCCGGCCGCACGAGCGACGGCATCGCCATCCGCCTGTACTCGGAAGAGGACTACGCGCGGCGCCCCGAGTTCACCGAGCCCGAGATCCTGCGCACCTCGCTCGCCTCCGTCATCCTGCAGATGCTCGCGCTCGGCTTCGGCGACATCACCGCGTTCCCCTTCCTCACCCCGCCCGACTCCCGGGGCGTGAAGGCGGCGTTCGACCTGCTCACCGAGCTCGGCGCCCTTCGACAGGCTCAGGGACCGGACGACGGCCCCCGGCTCACCCGCATCGGGCGGGACATCGCCCGGATGCCGATGGACCCCCGGTTCGCGCGGATGCTCATCGAGGCCGGCCCTTCGACAAGCTCAGGGACCCAGCGGGGGTCAGGCCCTTCGACAGGCTCAGGGACCCAGCGGGGGTCAGGCCCTTCGACAGGCTCAGGGACCCAGCGGGGTGCAGGCCCTTCGACGGGCTCAGGGACCCAGGGGGCGGTGCTGCGGGACGTGCTCGCGATCGTCGCGGGGCTGTCCATCCAGGACGTGCGGGAGCGACCGGAGGAGCGGCGCGAGGAGGCCGACCGGCTGCACGCGCGCTTCGTGGACCCGACGAGCGACTTCCTCACCCTCCTGAACCTCTGGAACCACCTGCGCGAACAGCAGCGGGAGCTCGGCTCCAGCGCGTTCCGGCGCCTGTGCCGCAGCGAGCACCTCAACTACGTGCGGGTCCGCGAGTGGTTCGACGTGCATCGGCAGCTGCGCACGCTCGTCAAGAGCCCGGACCGCGGGGCGGAGCCGGGCGGCGCGGCCGATCCGGATGCCATCCACCGCGCGCTGCTGTCCGGCCTGCTGTCGCAGATCGGCGTCCTCGACGAGCGCACCGCCCCCGCGGGGAAGGCCCACTCTCCCGCGAAGGACGCCCGCCGCCGGATCACGGAGTACCGGGGCGCGCGGGGTATCCGGTTCTCGATCTTCCCGGGGTCGGGGCTGCGCAAGAAGAGCCCCCGGGCGGTCATGGCGGCCGAGATCGTGGAGACCTCCCGCACCTTCGCCCGCACCGTCGCCGCCATCGACCCCGCCTGGGCCGAGCCCCTCGCCGGCGACCTCGCGAAGCGTCAGGTCACCGAGCCGCACTGGTCCAAGGACGCCGGAGCCGCGGTGGCGTTCGAGAAGGTCACGCTGTTCGGGGTCGAGATCATCCCGCGCCGGCGCGTACAGTTCGCCCGCATCGACCGGGCCGCCTCGCGCGAGCTCTTCGTCCGTCATGCTCTCGTCGAGGGCGAGTGGGACCCGTCCCGGATCGACAAGCGGGTCAGCGCGTTCTGGCGCAGCAACGCCGAGCTCCGCCGCCGCCTGGAGAAGCTCGAGGAGCGTGAGCGGCGCCGCGACATCCTGGCCGGCGACGAGGCCGTCTTCCGGTTCTACGACGAGCGCATCCCCGCCGAGGTGTTCGACGTGCGGTCGTTCGAGAAGTGGTGGCGCGAGGCGCTGACGACGACGCCGAAGCTGCTCGTGATGCGCGAGAGCGACCTCATCGACGACGAGGACCGCGCCGACCAGCGCGAGTTCCCGACCCGGTGGACGCAGGGCGACCAGGTGCTCGGCCTCGCGTACCGGTTCGAGCCGGGTGCCCCCGATGACGGCGTGAGCGTCGTGCTGCCGCTGCCGCTGCTCGCCCAGATCGAGGATCGCGGCTTCGACTGGCAGGTGCCGGGGCTCCGCGCCGAGCTCGTCACCGGACTGCTGCGCGCGCTGCCCAAGGCCATCCGCCGCCACGTCGTCCCCGCCGCCGACTGGGCGGAGAAGTTCGGGGCGGCGCTGGCCGACGAGGGTCCGGAGGTGCACGGCGGCCTCCCCCCGCGCACCCTCAAGGAAGCGCTCGCGCGGCTCGTGCAGCCGCTCGCGAACCAGGTGGTGACGGCCGCGGACTTCGATGACGAGCGGGTGCCGGCGCACCTGCGCATGAACTTCCGCGCCGTGGACGAGCGGGGACGGGTGGTCGGGTCAGGGCGTGATCTCCGGGCGCTGCAGGCCGAGCTCTCCGACCGCGCGCGCAGCAGCGTCGCCCGCTCCATCGCCCGACCCGGGCGTGCGGAGGCACCGGGGCCGCGCGGGGCGGAGCGCGTGGCCGCCGCTCCGGTCGAGCAGACCGGGCTGACGGCGTGGACGTTCGGCGACCTCCCGGCGGTCATCGACACGAAGGTCGCGGGCGGCGTCGTCCGCGGGTATCCGGCGATCGTCGATGCCGGCAAGAGCGTGTCGGTGCGGGTCGAGGCGACCCCGGACGCCGCGGCCGCCGCCACGCGCGACGGCGTGCTCCGTCTCGTGCTGCTCGCGGTGCCCTCGCCGTCCTCGTACGTGCAGCAGCACCTCACCAGCCAGGAGAAGCTCGCCCTCGCCGCCTCGCCCTATCCGTCGGCGGCCGCGCTCATCGAGGACTGCCGAGCCGCCGTCGCCCGTCGCGTGATCGACGCGTCGACCGGCGCCGACGGCCAGGACCGTGGCGTCGTGCGCACCGAGGCCGAGTTCGCCCGGGTCCGCGACGCCGTGTCCGCCGTGCTCGTCGACGAGCTCTTCGCCTGCGTCTCCCTCGTCGCCCGCATCCTCACGAAGGCGCGGGAGGTGGAGCGCGGCATCAAGTCCCAGAACTCGCTGGCGCTGCTCGGCCCGCTGAACGACATCCGCACCCAGCTCTCCGGACTGCTGCACCCCGGCTTCGTCGCGGCGGCGGGTGTCGACCGGCTCACCCATTTCCCCCGGTACCTCGACGGCATGATCGACCGGTTGAAGACCTTGGCGAACGAGCCGGGCAAGGACCGCGCACGGATGACGGAGTTCGAGCGGATGGCGGTGCTGTTCGCGGACGCCGGCGGCACGATCCCCCTCGCGCCCGACGCTCCCCCCGCGATCGTCGAGGTGCGCTGGCTGCTGGAGGAGTACCGGGTCAGCGTCTTCGCCCAGCGTCTCGGCACCGCGCAGCCGGTGTCGCCGCAGCGGATCACCAAGGCGCTCGCAGGGAAGTGA
- a CDS encoding quinone oxidoreductase family protein — MARAIVYTEFGSPAVLHLMEVPDPVPVRGEVLVRIEAAGANPIDAKLRGGKRPSAPITEPRPVGFDGAGVIEVLGEGVDGFEVGDRVAIRDTLGTYASALAVEVDKLVKLPDAVTAAEGAAIGIPAGTAYQSLRSLAVTADDVLLVHAGSGSVGQAAVQFAVAWGATVIATASPARHDQLRELGAIPVAYGDGLLDRVRAAAPSPVTVVLDCAGTDEAIETSLALVADRDRIATIVRGPDAADFGIRAFSGGSPEPLTPQELEWRAEALQKTVDLLAAGDFTIELGPELPLAEAARAHELMETGAASGKIILVP, encoded by the coding sequence ATGGCCCGCGCGATCGTCTACACCGAGTTCGGATCCCCCGCTGTCCTCCACCTGATGGAGGTGCCTGACCCCGTGCCCGTCCGCGGCGAGGTGCTGGTGCGCATCGAGGCGGCCGGTGCCAACCCCATCGACGCGAAGCTCCGTGGCGGCAAGCGCCCGTCTGCGCCGATCACCGAACCGCGTCCGGTCGGATTCGACGGTGCCGGGGTGATCGAGGTGCTGGGCGAGGGCGTCGACGGGTTCGAGGTCGGCGACCGCGTCGCGATCCGCGACACGCTCGGGACCTACGCCTCCGCCCTCGCGGTCGAGGTCGACAAGCTCGTGAAGCTCCCGGACGCCGTCACCGCGGCCGAGGGTGCGGCGATCGGCATCCCGGCCGGCACCGCCTACCAGTCCCTCCGCTCGCTCGCCGTGACGGCCGACGACGTGCTCCTCGTGCACGCAGGATCCGGCTCGGTCGGCCAGGCCGCCGTGCAGTTCGCGGTCGCCTGGGGCGCGACGGTGATCGCCACCGCGAGCCCCGCCCGGCACGACCAGCTCCGCGAGCTCGGCGCGATCCCCGTGGCCTACGGCGACGGCCTGCTCGACCGCGTCCGCGCGGCGGCCCCCTCCCCCGTGACCGTCGTCCTGGACTGTGCGGGCACCGACGAGGCCATCGAGACCTCCCTCGCCCTGGTCGCGGACCGCGACCGCATCGCGACCATCGTCCGCGGTCCCGACGCCGCCGACTTCGGCATCCGGGCGTTCTCCGGCGGGTCCCCCGAGCCGCTCACGCCGCAGGAGCTGGAGTGGCGCGCCGAGGCGCTGCAGAAGACCGTGGACCTCCTGGCCGCGGGCGACTTCACCATCGAGCTCGGCCCGGAGCTGCCCCTCGCCGAGGCGGCACGGGCCCATGAACTCATGGAGACCGGCGCCGCCTCGGGGAAGATCATCCTCGTCCCCTGA
- a CDS encoding alkylhydroperoxidase domain protein has protein sequence MTAADTVLRHDAAPYPHAFTRAEVGWTPHLAPLAEEDLTPRHLDGLVDAARAKNEYFRLLARDPEVLRARTLVDKDVFYNTAEGLPRAERELAATAASRRNGCVFCASVHSRFAAHHSKRPKDVDALLAEGVDADLGERWNAIVAAAVALTDTPRAFGPAHIARLRAAGLDDLEIADVVHGAAFFNWANRLMLSLGRPVAPA, from the coding sequence ATGACCGCCGCCGACACCGTGCTCCGCCACGACGCCGCCCCCTATCCGCACGCCTTCACGCGCGCCGAGGTCGGCTGGACACCCCACCTCGCGCCCCTGGCGGAGGAGGATCTCACCCCGCGACACCTCGACGGCCTCGTCGACGCCGCCCGCGCGAAGAACGAGTACTTCCGGCTGCTCGCGCGCGACCCCGAGGTGCTCCGCGCACGCACCCTCGTCGACAAGGACGTTTTCTACAACACCGCGGAGGGCCTCCCACGGGCGGAACGGGAGCTGGCGGCCACCGCCGCCTCGCGCCGCAACGGCTGCGTGTTCTGCGCCTCCGTGCACTCCCGGTTCGCGGCGCACCACAGCAAGCGGCCGAAGGACGTCGACGCGCTGCTCGCCGAGGGCGTGGACGCGGATCTCGGGGAGCGCTGGAACGCGATCGTCGCGGCAGCGGTCGCGCTGACCGACACGCCTCGCGCGTTCGGTCCCGCGCACATCGCGCGCCTCCGTGCGGCCGGACTGGACGACCTGGAGATCGCGGACGTCGTGCACGGCGCGGCCTTCTTCAACTGGGCGAACCGGCTGATGCTCTCGCTCGGCCGCCCTGTCGCTCCCGCCTGA
- a CDS encoding CMD domain protein, with product MTADIVDQLTGVTPELDALRRRRPVTREQLQASFDALFHPVSAEHVSLAERALIAAFATALAGADDPTAVFYAGRAREIDPERAAIVAREAEAAATTGPFGAYTERGLEAESTDGTRYLPDEAASAALGERLATALAHTHLLVFRPREASGADLGSLHDAGWSTDGIVTLSQLVSFLAFQQRVVTGLRVLQEAGRTAADTATATATDTDTDTDEEAA from the coding sequence ATGACCGCCGACATCGTCGACCAGCTGACGGGGGTGACGCCGGAGTTGGATGCGCTGCGTCGGCGCCGTCCCGTGACCAGGGAGCAGCTCCAGGCGAGCTTCGACGCGCTCTTCCACCCGGTATCCGCGGAGCATGTGTCTCTCGCAGAGCGCGCGCTCATCGCGGCATTCGCGACCGCGCTCGCTGGTGCCGACGACCCCACGGCGGTGTTCTACGCCGGGCGGGCCCGCGAGATCGACCCGGAGCGCGCCGCGATCGTCGCCCGAGAGGCCGAGGCCGCCGCGACCACGGGACCGTTCGGCGCCTACACCGAACGCGGGCTGGAGGCGGAGAGCACCGACGGCACGCGCTACCTCCCGGACGAAGCGGCATCGGCGGCCTTGGGGGAACGTCTCGCGACCGCTCTCGCGCACACGCACCTGCTGGTGTTCCGTCCCCGCGAGGCATCCGGCGCCGACCTCGGCAGCCTGCACGACGCCGGCTGGTCGACGGACGGCATCGTGACGCTGTCGCAGCTCGTGTCCTTCCTCGCCTTCCAGCAGCGGGTCGTCACCGGCCTCCGCGTGCTTCAGGAGGCCGGACGCACCGCCGCCGACACAGCGACCGCGACCGCCACCGACACCGACACCGACACCGACGAGGAGGCCGCATGA